CACAAATGTCACTAGATACTTCGATTAGAGTGAACCGTATATAATTAGCTTCCTTCATTCAGTGGCGATTACTTGGGCCTACTAATTTACAtactgcatgtgtggagtttacatgttctcctcgtgcctgtgcgGCTTTTTCCGGAcactggtttccttccacatccccaaaacatgcatggtaggttaattgaagactgaatttcctctaggtgtgattgtgagcgcgagttattatgtgccttgtgattggctggaaaccagtttgaGGGGTACCTcatctcctgcccgatgatagctgggataggctccagcactcccgcgaccctcgtgaggataagcgcctcagaaaatggttggatggacatACCTATAAATGTTAGTATCAGAAAAACTGGTAATATTGTGGTCTTATTTCTAAAGCTGTGTGTGCATCTGTCGATGTACCGATTTGAtctagttaatttttttttttttttttaaattcatgtaaAGCAGTGATtatcaacctttattgagccgagGCACATTTGTTTGGAAAATCTCATGGCACGCCAACAAAGATGTCACAAAAACCGGGTACATgtcaattatacactttctgCAGTCTAATAGAAGAGTAGTCATGTTCGGGCTCTCTTTATATGCCACCGccatagatgaataaagatacattattttaaatgaccaattaagtgaaacgTTATTATATCTTGCGACAAGAGCTCTCATTGCACGCTTGGTTGAAAGTTACTGATGAAGCACATTATTTTGTATCAAGTGTACTATatgaatacatttgctttgctaaatTATTTTACTGGACATTTTTGGGGCTAACCTTGGTACATTGAGAtgaaagtgatattttttttttttttttttttttttttaaaggcaatgTCAAAGCTTGGTCTCAGGCAAGTCACAGGTGTCACCAGAGTTACAATCCGCAAGTCCAAGAACATCTTGTTTGTCATAACCAAACCAGACGTCTACAAGAGCCCCGCGTCAGACACATACATTGTGTTTGGTGAAGCTAAGGTATGCagaaattttttggggggttcggTCATCTTGCTGTCTGACGTCAGTAAGCAAAATCTTTCACTGTTTTATGATGATTTCCAAAATCTCCTCTCCCCCTTTTTCTTACCTAGATTGAAGATCTCTCTCAGCAAGCCCAGCAGGCTGCAGCAGAAAAATTCAAGATGCAGGGAGAAGCCGTATCAAACATCCAAGAAAATACACAGACGCCGACAGTACAGGAGGAaagcgaagaagaagaggtaaaaatgaaaactagaTGTTGGGAAAATTGCCACAATCCTCATTTCTTCGCCTAAATGTCACTCGTGCGGTTTTAGGTTGACGAGACTGGAGTTGAGGTCAAGGACATTGAACTTGTCATGTCACAAGCAAACGTGTCGCGGGCAAAGGCTGTACGTGccctaaaaaacaacaacaacgacattGTCAATGCTATCATGGTAAGTCCTCTGGAGTTGTTTAACTTGAAGCCACGTCTGATGGCGTGCTCAAAATGTCTCTGCAGTGATGATTATACAGTGACTTTCGTTCTTCTGAATTTAACTGAAGCCACTATTTCTGTCCTGAGAAGAGACGATTTTGAGTATTCCATTGAGCAAAGAAGTTCATAACGCTGCTAACAAACTCTTGTTTTCATTGCAGGAGTTGACGATGTAAAATGGACCCTGGGAAAAAGTGTTTTGAGTGGTTGCCGATTCGATATTAGCCTCATTTATAGAATTTATACCCAAGATGGAAATTAAAATGACTTAATATGAAAATGTTTGGCGTCATTTCTGAAAAGATGTTTGTGACGGTTCAGCATCTTTAAAGGTCCTATTCTTCAATTTTCACAATCAGAACATAATTTGGGTTGGAAATGCCCAGGAGCACTCTTTTCAAGCTATTCTTCTTGGTGCAAAATGCCTGGCCAATTGTCTCAATTTGTCATTAATATTCACTATGTGAATGTTTTGCTCTAATTATATTGGTTTTCTTAAGTTTTAAATTTAGAAAACTGATTTAATTGAAACCACTTGATTATTTGCCCATTGAGCTGGGTTTACACCAGTGGTtcccaattttatttatttatttatttattttttaagaaccCACCGCCACCTTGGAGATGAAATTGTTTACCCTACTGATGTTATTACAATATTGATTATAATAGACACCTAGATTAATCTTAAATCTGACCATGTAATTGAAGGGTGGTTGTAGCTTTAGATGTTTTGATTCTTCATGCAAGATTGTCCAAATAAACTTGGGATGTGATATTGTGATACTCCTCTGtcaaatgtgccaaacaaagcAACATTGtgctttcaaaataatttcGAATTTCACCTAAAATAGTCATTTGTTCCAAAGATTGATAGATAAtccaaaatacaaatgtttggcTTTGCAGAGGACCGGTGTGCTGACTTTCAGCCTTTTTTCCAAAGTTGAGTGGGCGGATACCAATATCTAACTATGTAGCAGACACctaaatttttttattgtatttattttttattttttttgcttattgcCTTTTATTGGCTATTTTGATAGGCATAAAACTGggagaaattttattttgatggtttttaaggttaacccattcatgggcagggtggcaatttttttgccttgagataaaagtctcctaccaggccacaatcaaggaaataacacttttttgtttatggttaagttatatgataactactcatttataatctcgtcccaaaaatgggatgctgcctaCAAATGGGTTAAAGAACACGGGGACAGTTATATTGAGATGCATAATAAACCACTCCGTCTTTCTGGTTTTACTTTATATAGTAGTCAGCTCACCTATgcagttggtgtgtcagaagaatttcaggtggaggttggactgcatcagagTTCCGCGctcagccccttcctatttgaggtagtaatggataggctgacggacgaggttagactggattccccttggaccatgatgtttgcagatgatatattgatctgcattgaaagcagggagcgggcagaggaacaattagaaagatggagacatgcaccggaaaggagaaaaatgaagattagccgaagtaaagcagaatatatgtgcgtgaatgagagcgtCGGAGGAGgacgagtgaagctccagggagaagagatggtgaggctggatgacttcaaatacttggggtcaacaatacagagcaatggatagtgtgctaaggaagtgaaggaacgggtccaagcgggggtggagcagttggcggaaggtgtctggtgttttatgtgacagaagagtctccgcgaggatgaagggcaaagtttataaaacagtggtgagggcggccacaatgtacggattagagattgtggcactgaagaaacaacaggaagcagaactggaggtggcagaaatgaagatcttgaggttctcgctcggagtgagcaggttggataggattagaaatgagctcataagagggacagccaaagttggatgttttagagacgaggttcgagagagcagacttcgatggtttggacatgttcagaggcgagaaagtgagtatattggtagaagggcgctgaggatggagctgccaggcaaaagagcgagaggaagaccatagaaaaggttgatggatgtcgtgagggaagacatgagggcggttggtgttaagagaggaggatgcaagagataggcttagaagcaaaaagatgacacgctgtggcgacccttaacaggacaagccgaaaggaaaaagaagtggTCAGCTCACCTCACAGAGATATGTTGtagaaaatgggagcaatgtcaAAATAGCTTTGTTTGACAGAATGGGGTACGCCTTGGCAGTAGCCAACCAAAAACTGTCTGAAGGTATTATCAGCAGAGCTTTGCTCATAACTACGATCTGGTCTCAGTTCAGTGAGTTCCGCCTCTTCCTGTAAAGTCCACCAACCGATGCGGAACAGCCTGGGTCACTCAATCAGTCAAGGTATTGAATAGAGTTTGaagaaaggttttttttggttggttgtTTAAATTTCACTACCTCACACAATGCTGCTGTTGACAGTTTCCCATCGCTCGGTGAATATGAAGAACAACAGCCCTAATTGTTGGTTCCCCGGTGAGAGTAAATCCAAATGAAAGACGGCTTTCGCCATATTGCCTCTTGCCGGAGACTTTCCGTGAGCAAAACTGTCTTTGGTTTCTTTTATCCTCCACCCAGACCTGGGTGTTCATCAGAGTGAGAATTTTGTCCAGAGTCCAATTCTGAGTTGTATTTCCATTTCAGAAACCTCTCCGTCACAGTGACCGTACGGCTTGTCCTTGCAACAATGCGACTGTCCCCCACCACCTGACTCATCACTAAtcaaaagtactgtaattgGCTACCTGTTGCCATCTCCTGAAATCGATGCGTATTGCATGTTTACTCTGCCCATCATCGGACAGCACATTATCTGCGGATTCATTTTTGCCAATTAggtgaaattggatgattttCCACAGTACACCGCAGCGCAGGAGTGGTTGAAAAATACTGACAAGACTCAGACTGCTGTGGCCCTTAATTGGCAAAACACGGGAAATTTCCAGGTTATCTGTCTTCTCTATGTAGTAATACagttggaaaataaaattacaatttcaaaaAAGTACCTCATTGGTCCCAGAGCCAGGGAGCATGAGACTGATGTCAGTTTATCACAGACTTCCTGGACATATGAACGGCACCAAAAAGCCAAGCTTCTCTGTGCCAGATGAACGCTCATCGCGAATAATGTCGAGTTCGAGTCCCCGTGCTGAACTTTCTCGAAATGGTTATGACTTTAATTTTCTCCAATACTGTGCTGCAGGTTGATGGAGCCATCTGTCATCTATTTGGGGTAAGTAAGCGAGACAGGGCCAGGCCTTCTTTGTCCATATTCGAGCAGCGCTCACGTTCTACCTGTTCTATCATCAAGCGGGATCGGCTCACCCATATGACAATTGGCGAACATCCATTTCCAACGATACTTCTCCCGgttagggttgggggggggcgttggagtatatcccagctatcgggcgaaaggtggactacagcCCCGAAATGGTCGCCAGTAAGTCGCAGGGCACGCATCGACACCATCCCTGAGCGGGAGTCGATCCCACGCagtccgcaccaaagtcaggtttATGTACCGCTACGCTATCAGTGACTaaattgggcaccatccatccatccatccgttgtctaagccacttatcctcacaagggttgcaggagtgctggagccgaaccCAAAATTCTAcagtcaggaggcagggtacaccctcaactggttgccagccaattttcagggcacatagagacaaacaaccaccctcacaatcacacctacgggcaatttagagtgtccaattaatcataAAACTAAAACCTACTTGCCTGTGGGCAGCCAGAGTACACTAAAAGATTTGTGCCTTTCATTGTACTTTGTCCTGTTCTTCGAACCGAAAACACcacgttggcctcgcagttctgaggtcctggtttcaatcccagaccctcctgtgtggagtttgcatgttctcccggtgcctgcgtgggtttcctccgggcactccggtttcctcccacatcccaaaaacacgcaacattaattggaccctctaaattgcccataggtgtgattgtgagtgcgactgtttgtctcaatgtgccttgcgatcggctggcgaccagttcagggtgtaccccgcctcctgcccgttgacagctgggatagcctccagcactccccgcgacccttgtgaggataagcggctgagaaaatggatggatgtctttggGATATATGCAGCCAACGTATTGTGTTTATCCCACTAAAAATGTTACCCGAGTTGTGAAGCTGAAATCAATTGTGAATTGATTCTAATTATTCATTGCtctcagcggcacggtggatcagctggtaaagcgttgggctcacagttctgagcacccgggttcggtcccggccctgcctgtgtggagtttgtatgttctcccggtgcctgcgtgggtttcctccgggcactccggtttcctcccacatcctaaaaaacatgcaacattaattggaccctctaaattgcccataggtgtgattgtgagtgcgactgtttgtctcaatgtgccttgcgatcggctggcgaccagttcagggtgtaccccgcctcctgcccgttgacagctgggatagcctccagcactccccgcgacccttgtgaggataagcggctgagaaaatggatggatgtctttggGATATATGCAGCCAACGTATTGTTTATCCCACTAAAAATGTTACCCGAGTTGTGAAGCTGAAATCAATTGTGAATTGATTCTAATTATTCATTGCtctcagcggcacggtggatcagctggtaaagcgttgggctcacagttctgagcacccgggttcggtcccggccctgcctgtgtggagtttgtatgttctcccggtgcctgcgtgggtttcctcccaaaaaacacgcaacattattttgacactctaaattgcccctaggtgtgattgtgagtgcggttgttgtctgggataggctccagcactccccgcgaccctcttgaggataagcggcaaaaaaaaaaaaaaagaaaatggatggatggatttattgctCTGTGCTGTTGGAAGAGATGAGAAGTAAATGAACATGCGTGCACGCTCACCCAATTTAGACGTGCATTTTCAAAAAGGATATTTAAGGAGAAATGAAATTTGCATTTGGTAccgcttaaaaaaacaaaacaacaacaactcagcTTCATTCGCCGCAAGTCgccttcccccctccccccccatcccccaacgCGCACCCCCTCCTCCTGTTCGATCTGAATGTGGAAATCCTGACCCTGAACAATGCGAGGGAGGCCAAATCTTCACGCGCGACGCTTCGCGCCCATTGGCTGGCGTCGCATTATAAAAGTCCCGCAGTGGTTCCGCTCACTTGATCACCGAGCAGCATCCCCCGAAAAGAGACCACCGCGTGGATTTAGAAAATCGTctgccggttttttttttttttttttttttaattttgtgcgCCGCCGGTGAAATTGTCGCATCTTTGTTCCCCCCCCGCACTCAGCATGAAGGAGAGACGCCTCCCGCAGCCTTTTGTAGCGCGCTGCAAATTAGTGCTGGTCGGAGATGTCCAATGCGGTAAAACGGCCATGCTTCAAGTCCTGGCCAAGGACTGCTACCCGGAGGTAAGAGATTTATTCCTGCACCGCCATgccatcagcagcagcagcagcagcatcagcaACATCATTTAGCTGCGTCTGACTTCTAAGCGCGATCATAGCTGgaaatgtgtacagtatttctaatgcattaaaaaaatatatatatatacagcaaCAGCATCTCTCCCATCATGCACATAAAGTGGATTATGTAAGTGCAGCTGTGTGGAAACTTGCTGTATTCGCAAATGAGCAATCGGGACTTATTCTGCGTATCTCAGTCGTATACGTGCCTCCTCGTGAGTGTGCAGTCGAATTTCGACTCAAATATTGCATGAACAAAGATGCTCAGTTATGATGAAAACTGTCAGAGAGGACGTAAATTAACAACGAGCGTGATGACGAGACATTCAGTTGAATAATAACACACACAAGAGTGGAATTGCCGATGAGCTATGATGCATCAGAAGCTGTCAAATTGTGAGCCGTGTCTGATATGACGCGGCGGGTAATAATTCaagattttcatttcaatatttacaTAACTGtatccaccaccccccccctccagacgTACGTCCCGACTGTGTTTGAGAACTACACCGCCTCCATGGAGCTTGACGGCCAGCGTGTTGAGCTCAGTCTTTGGGACACATCAGGTAGGaatttgtcccccccacccctccttcaTAGAATCaaattcgccccccccccccccccgtgactcTTTTGTATTCAACCTGAGCATCCACTGACCAATTTCCTTCTTCATTTTTGATTTTTACTGCTGGGGGGATTCATTTTTTATCTTCCTATGTGGGCAAATTGCCTGCAGACACGAAAATAAACTGCAcaccatccttccattttccataccgctcatcctcaccagggtcacgggcaggctggagtttatcccagggaactggtcgccagccaattgcagggcatttgcatttacacctacaggcaatttagagtcttcagttaatcaGCCGTGCATGTTTTCAAGAATGCGgggaaggaaacagagctgggGGAAAATCCAttcaggcacggagagaacctggaaactccacacaggggaggccacattggaacccaggtcctcagaactgtgagaggaAACGTGCTAACCAGTGGTCCAGCGTTCCACCTCGGGCCATTCGCTGTTAAACAAATAATGGAGCTGTTGTAGTTTATATCCCGTTTTACTGCTTGTCGAACAACAGTTAAGTCAGTCACACGCTGTTGTAGAAGGGAGGGAAGAGCTGAAGCCATTTTTAtactaaatacagtacaacctcggttgtCGACTACGATCctttccagaaggcggttcgaggagggatttgttcaaaaaccaaatcgatatttcccattacaataaatggaaaacaaaataatttgttccacacctaaaaaattaggcttttaaaatctttttattttttttagcttttcccgaTAAGAAACTGGATAgtaaaaatactttatataataaaataatttaagaaatgtattttttttgcttaaaaggcaaggctgggagtgcattgcagtAGCTGTAGCAACTCAGCCCCAATCATTATAAACTTTACtataaacaaaagtgcagaaaaactttaaacaacaataatgaggtggaaaaaacaaaaagtttttacaaaaagtaacatacaaaaacattaacttgtaATTCGAGTTaccgaaatctttgaaacaaaaccaaaatgctGAAATTCTTATGGAACAGAGCAtcattaaagttcacaagaaaaaagcatttcaaaactatcaactactgtatcaaatctctTGGGTGGGGGTGACTGGCCCGCTAAAAgttcttttgttttcccaaagaactcaTCTAGTGTCAcgtctttggagccatgattggggttaatagtcctcaaaaCGGAATAAAAAACAATCAGTAAATGTAGCTAACAGGacacacgtctgcgtacagacgct
This DNA window, taken from Syngnathoides biaculeatus isolate LvHL_M chromosome 2, ASM1980259v1, whole genome shotgun sequence, encodes the following:
- the naca gene encoding nascent polypeptide-associated complex subunit alpha — encoded protein: MPGEATETVPVTEQEMQQPQVETGSGTESESDDSVPELEEQDSAQTQTQQAQVAAAAELDEEPVSKAKQSRSEKKARKAMSKLGLRQVTGVTRVTIRKSKNILFVITKPDVYKSPASDTYIVFGEAKIEDLSQQAQQAAAEKFKMQGEAVSNIQENTQTPTVQEESEEEEVDETGVEVKDIELVMSQANVSRAKAVRALKNNNNDIVNAIMELTM